The Paucidesulfovibrio gracilis DSM 16080 genome contains a region encoding:
- a CDS encoding ATP-dependent nuclease has translation MELTKIEVNDFKCVSHVELDLAPVNILVGTNACGKSSIVQAVHLATCAMRQAQRVDENNTSTVGIEELDYLPTDNYKTLGHNSLWGNKAGTPSSRVSFSFKDDAGDTHQARCTIRSARNAGLSVKGSVPMELTLKLRKKKSFFSAYIPGISGIPNKEEKRSKKVVLKACSFGDANVILRNVLLLLKEKSQDNIRQIETWIENIIGPVSIDVRHDEEKDLFISCDVIVNGDTRPIELLGTGYIQLIQIFSYVLLFSPGVLLVDEPDIHLHPTIQERTVQVLGEVAEQQNIKIILTTHSPFIVRGAPLNAKVIWINGGRVESENRSAVELALGWGAFGKKIIIASEDKELKWLRKVIAQWPEIERAVTLLPGRGYQNVPNPDEAAELSASLGNKFKILIHRDRDSLTDDEVASIQRSYHDKGATCWFTDLSDLEAYFCSPEIIQEIVGCSLPEAEQHIDTILVRQAQPIQEQFQSQRRAHNKELYAEGGSPENAAVWAGFQGRALNGAKGKFVFKQLVNSVGNGFSEARVIPTGFRTTVAQSLKDTLEELLRA, from the coding sequence ATGGAATTAACCAAGATTGAAGTAAATGATTTCAAGTGCGTAAGCCATGTTGAGCTTGACCTTGCTCCCGTCAACATTCTCGTCGGGACCAATGCTTGCGGCAAGTCCTCGATAGTTCAGGCTGTCCATCTTGCGACTTGTGCGATGCGCCAAGCACAACGTGTTGACGAGAATAACACTTCAACTGTCGGCATCGAGGAATTGGATTACCTGCCTACAGATAATTACAAGACCCTTGGGCACAATTCCCTTTGGGGAAACAAGGCAGGAACACCTTCCTCCAGAGTTTCTTTTTCTTTTAAAGATGACGCTGGCGATACACATCAAGCACGTTGCACAATACGGTCAGCACGTAACGCGGGCTTGTCGGTAAAAGGCTCCGTTCCCATGGAGCTGACGCTTAAACTTAGAAAGAAAAAAAGCTTCTTTTCCGCATACATACCCGGCATATCTGGCATTCCAAACAAAGAGGAGAAACGCTCTAAAAAAGTGGTCTTGAAAGCTTGCTCCTTCGGCGATGCTAACGTCATACTCCGAAACGTCCTCCTCCTGCTTAAAGAGAAATCACAAGACAATATTCGACAGATAGAAACCTGGATAGAAAACATTATCGGCCCTGTCTCAATTGATGTTCGCCATGATGAGGAAAAAGACCTTTTCATTTCATGCGATGTAATAGTCAACGGCGACACTCGGCCAATAGAACTGCTTGGAACTGGGTATATTCAACTTATACAAATTTTCTCGTACGTCCTTCTTTTTTCTCCAGGTGTTCTTCTTGTGGACGAACCTGATATTCATCTCCATCCAACCATTCAAGAGCGAACGGTTCAGGTTCTTGGTGAAGTTGCAGAGCAGCAGAATATCAAGATCATCTTGACAACACATTCTCCATTTATCGTTCGAGGAGCCCCACTTAACGCGAAAGTTATTTGGATCAACGGAGGAAGAGTCGAGTCTGAAAACCGCTCTGCGGTTGAACTGGCACTTGGTTGGGGAGCGTTTGGGAAAAAGATTATCATCGCTTCAGAGGACAAGGAACTGAAATGGCTTCGAAAAGTCATAGCCCAGTGGCCTGAGATTGAGAGGGCGGTTACTCTACTACCTGGGCGAGGTTATCAAAACGTTCCAAATCCAGATGAAGCCGCAGAACTGTCGGCTTCGCTTGGAAACAAATTCAAAATACTCATCCACAGAGACAGGGACTCCTTAACGGATGACGAGGTAGCATCGATTCAACGAAGTTACCATGACAAAGGTGCTACCTGTTGGTTCACCGATCTTTCCGATTTGGAAGCCTACTTTTGTTCTCCTGAAATAATCCAAGAAATCGTTGGATGTTCCCTCCCAGAAGCCGAGCAGCACATTGATACAATCCTGGTGAGACAAGCTCAACCAATTCAAGAACAATTTCAGAGTCAAAGACGGGCTCACAATAAGGAACTTTACGCGGAGGGAGGGAGTCCGGAGAATGCAGCAGTTTGGGCTGGGTTCCAAGGTAGAGCACTTAATGGAGCCAAAGGAAAATTCGTTTTTAAGCAACTAGTCAACTCGGTCGGAAATGGTTTTTCAGAAGCAAGGGTCATCCCGACAGGTTTCCGTACGACAGTTGCTCAAAGCCTGAAAGATACTCTTGAAGAACTACTGAGGGCGTAG
- a CDS encoding site-specific DNA-methyltransferase, with translation MAKKKAPKSVETITHGEASRKNIPTAEYQSIMTDTDKAPVRVEYERRNRDLDPQLVWRGKDEQDWSDLVVNAPPLYIQEKVHPKVLIDDLRRQSEESTTDQYENSMFEFLERFNGLPSEEAKTEFYQHDANWSNRMILGDSLQVMASLAEREGLRGKVQCIYFDPPYGIKFNSNFQWSTTSRDVKDGKFDHITREPEQVKAFRDTWRDGIHSYLTYLRDRLTVARELLSVSGSVFIQIGDENVHRVRALAEEVFGDDNFVSQINVVKTSGLSAADRMNSSVDYILWFAKDKSRIKYRQLLIEKDISSKSGAMYRYIRDEFGMPKRISGSEQPDPQLAYRLDNITKPGPGSKYTILFQGNKYTPGARWWGTTELGMSRVIKANRLASSGKTVSFFRSWQDYVVQPLNNLWADTATGGFLEQKIYVVQTTEKIVQRCILSASDPGDLVLDPTCGSGTSAYVAEQWGRRWITIDTSRVALALARSRIMGARYPYYLLSDSKEGQIKESELSRTPPSSTPTYEDIRHGFVYERVPHITLKAIANNVEIDVIWDEFQKRLEPLREELNKALGESWEEWEIPREPDDSWSQYSKETHRKWWGLRIARQKEIDASIAAKADFEYLYDKPYEDNKKVRVAGPFTVESLSPHRVLGVDENDELIKPKINPVVDGLGEQDFNQMILETLKTSGVQQAHKEDKINFTSLVPWPGALVSAEGKFFEGGDDKGTERRAAIFIGPEFGTVSRPDLVEAAREAADAGFDVLIACAFNFDAHSTEFNKLGRIPVLKARMNADLHMADDLKNTGKGNLFVIFGEPDIDILDADDDQIMVKVKGVDVFHPNTGEVRSDGPDGIACWFIDTDYNEESFFVRHAYFLGANDPYKALKTTLKAEIDEEAWETLNSDTSRPFDKPQNGRIAVKVINHLGDEVMKVFRV, from the coding sequence ATGGCCAAGAAGAAAGCCCCCAAATCTGTTGAGACCATCACGCACGGCGAGGCCAGCCGCAAGAATATCCCCACGGCAGAATACCAGTCCATCATGACGGACACGGACAAGGCTCCGGTTCGGGTTGAGTATGAACGCCGGAACCGAGACCTTGATCCTCAGCTCGTCTGGCGAGGCAAGGACGAGCAGGACTGGTCCGACCTCGTGGTCAACGCTCCTCCGCTCTACATCCAGGAGAAGGTCCACCCCAAGGTGCTGATCGACGACCTTCGTCGACAGTCTGAGGAGTCAACCACGGATCAGTATGAAAACAGCATGTTCGAGTTCCTCGAACGATTCAACGGCCTGCCCAGCGAAGAAGCCAAGACCGAGTTCTACCAGCATGATGCCAACTGGTCGAACCGAATGATCTTGGGGGACTCGCTGCAGGTTATGGCGAGTCTTGCCGAACGAGAGGGTCTTAGGGGGAAAGTCCAGTGTATCTACTTTGATCCACCGTATGGCATTAAATTTAATAGTAATTTCCAGTGGTCAACTACTAGTAGAGATGTAAAAGATGGAAAATTTGACCACATCACTCGTGAACCTGAGCAAGTGAAAGCCTTCCGTGATACTTGGAGAGACGGAATACATAGTTATCTCACATATCTTCGTGACAGACTAACTGTTGCAAGAGAACTCCTATCTGTGTCTGGATCAGTGTTTATTCAAATCGGAGATGAAAACGTTCATCGAGTACGGGCGTTAGCTGAAGAAGTATTCGGTGATGACAACTTTGTATCACAAATAAATGTTGTCAAAACATCTGGGCTTTCTGCTGCTGACAGGATGAATTCATCCGTTGACTATATTCTTTGGTTTGCAAAAGACAAAAGCAGGATCAAATACAGACAACTACTGATTGAAAAAGACATAAGCTCAAAATCCGGGGCAATGTATCGATATATCAGGGACGAGTTTGGGATGCCTAAAAGAATCTCTGGTTCTGAACAACCTGACCCGCAACTTGCCTATCGCCTCGACAATATTACAAAACCAGGTCCGGGCAGTAAGTACACAATCCTTTTTCAAGGAAATAAGTACACCCCTGGTGCTCGATGGTGGGGGACTACTGAACTCGGGATGAGTCGTGTCATAAAAGCCAACCGTCTAGCATCTAGTGGGAAGACTGTTTCTTTCTTCAGGTCTTGGCAGGATTATGTTGTTCAACCCTTAAACAATCTATGGGCGGACACAGCAACCGGCGGCTTTTTGGAACAAAAAATATATGTGGTCCAAACAACAGAAAAAATAGTCCAACGCTGCATCCTCAGTGCCTCTGATCCTGGTGACCTCGTCCTTGATCCAACCTGTGGTTCAGGAACATCGGCCTATGTCGCTGAACAGTGGGGCCGTCGCTGGATCACCATCGACACCTCTCGTGTTGCCCTTGCCCTTGCCCGTTCCCGGATCATGGGTGCTCGCTACCCCTACTACCTCCTCTCGGACAGCAAGGAAGGCCAGATCAAAGAGTCAGAGTTAAGCAGGACTCCTCCCTCTTCAACCCCAACCTATGAGGACATCCGGCACGGGTTTGTCTACGAACGGGTGCCTCACATCACTCTGAAGGCCATCGCCAATAACGTCGAGATCGACGTCATCTGGGATGAATTCCAGAAGCGCCTCGAACCTCTCCGCGAAGAACTGAACAAAGCCCTTGGTGAATCTTGGGAAGAATGGGAGATTCCGCGAGAGCCCGATGACTCCTGGTCACAATATTCAAAAGAAACTCACCGAAAATGGTGGGGACTTCGCATAGCCAGACAGAAGGAAATCGACGCCTCCATCGCTGCCAAGGCCGATTTCGAGTATCTCTACGACAAGCCCTACGAGGACAACAAGAAAGTCCGCGTGGCTGGCCCCTTCACCGTAGAAAGCCTCTCCCCGCACCGGGTTCTGGGCGTGGACGAGAATGACGAGCTGATCAAACCCAAGATCAATCCTGTCGTTGACGGACTTGGAGAACAGGACTTCAACCAGATGATCCTGGAGACCTTGAAGACCTCCGGCGTCCAGCAGGCGCACAAGGAGGACAAGATCAACTTCACCTCCCTGGTGCCCTGGCCTGGAGCACTGGTCAGCGCCGAAGGGAAGTTCTTTGAGGGCGGAGACGACAAGGGTACTGAGCGTAGAGCAGCTATCTTCATCGGTCCTGAATTCGGCACGGTATCCCGTCCAGACCTCGTCGAGGCCGCTCGTGAGGCCGCGGACGCCGGGTTCGATGTCCTCATCGCCTGCGCCTTCAACTTCGACGCCCACTCGACCGAATTCAACAAGCTTGGACGCATCCCAGTGCTCAAAGCCCGCATGAACGCGGACCTGCACATGGCGGACGACCTAAAAAACACCGGCAAGGGCAACCTCTTCGTTATTTTCGGCGAACCCGACATCGACATTCTGGATGCCGACGACGACCAGATCATGGTCAAGGTCAAAGGCGTGGACGTGTTCCACCCCAACACCGGAGAAGTCCGAAGCGATGGCCCTGACGGCATCGCCTGCTGGTTCATCGACACAGACTACAACGAGGAGAGCTTCTTCGTTCGCCATGCCTACTTCCTGGGTGCGAACGATCCCTACAAGGCCCTCAAAACGACCCTCAAGGCCGAGATCGACGAGGAGGCCTGGGAGACCCTGAACAGCGACACCTCCCGCCCCTTCGACAAGCCCCAAAATGGTCGCATCGCGGTCAAGGTCATCAACCACCTCGGCGACGAGGTCATGAAAGTGTTTCGGGTGTAG
- a CDS encoding BPTD_3080 family restriction endonuclease, translating to MSNPFFEHPILNSPYDYPNKHWELDESGQPTQQVKPCRRPAEFVTPIPKPKKRKKSKQQQAELLLDEGKGLSTTDQKYDITSVINEVRRHVDSWRALPSVNQWQVTPETARLLQHWRHHNFSGIRPFFCQVEAVETAIWLTEVAPHTPDGKKILKHLTNANKDANPELMRLALKLATGAGKTTVMAMIIAWQTINAVRHPGSKKFTRGFLIVAPGITIKDRLRVLQPSDPDSYYQSRELIPSDMMGELERAKIVITNYHAFKLRERLDISKGGRSLLQGRGDPLNTLETEGQMIQRVMPSLMGLKNIMAINDEAHHCYREKPEEESEEDITKEDKQEAAQNKEAARLWISGLEAVKRKLGITRVIDLSATPFFLKGSGYAEGTLFPWTMSDFSLMDAIECGIVKLPRVPVSDDIPGNEMPMFRNLWEHIRKDMPKKGRGKAKGLDPLSIPTKLKTALESLYGHYEKTYNLWQEEGIDVPPCFIVVCNNTATSKLVYDYISGFFRENDDGSTELENGRLALFRNFDEHGNPIARPRTLLIDSEQLESGDALDNNFRKMAADEIERYRREIIERTGDRQQAENLTDADLLREVMNTVGKAGRLGESIRCVVSVSMLTEGWDANTVTHVLGVRAFGTQLLCEQVIGRALRRQSYDVNEEGLFNVEYADVLGIPFDFTAKPVPTSPIKPRITVHVKAMRPERDHLEIEFPRVAGYRVELPDERLTAEFNDDSVLELTPETVGPTSTQNQGIIGEGVDLNLVHTGDLRRSTLLFHLTQRLLYTKWRDPNEEPKLHLFGQLKRITKQWLDSCLNCRSGTYPAQLMYQELADLACERITAGITRAHQDKRDIKAVLDPYNPTGSTRHVSFNTSKMLRWETSSELCHVNWAILDSDWEGEFCRVLEGHPKVKAYVKNHNLGFEVPYRYGSETKRYIPDFIVKVDDGHQDLLNLVVEIKGYRPENAKDKKATMETLWVPGVNNLGSYGRWDFAELREVYKLESDFDEKIKSEFNTMIEQALQSDEGEA from the coding sequence ATGTCCAATCCGTTTTTTGAGCACCCTATTCTCAACTCTCCCTACGACTATCCGAACAAACACTGGGAGCTGGACGAGAGCGGTCAGCCCACGCAGCAGGTCAAGCCTTGCAGGCGACCGGCTGAATTCGTTACCCCTATCCCCAAGCCCAAAAAACGGAAGAAATCCAAGCAACAACAGGCAGAACTTCTCCTTGATGAAGGCAAGGGGCTGTCTACCACTGACCAGAAGTACGACATCACCTCGGTCATCAACGAGGTCCGACGGCACGTAGACTCCTGGAGGGCATTGCCAAGCGTCAACCAATGGCAGGTCACTCCGGAGACGGCTCGACTCCTCCAGCACTGGCGACATCACAACTTCAGCGGCATCCGCCCCTTCTTCTGCCAAGTAGAGGCCGTGGAGACCGCCATATGGCTCACCGAGGTGGCACCGCACACCCCCGATGGGAAAAAGATACTCAAGCATCTCACCAACGCCAATAAGGACGCCAACCCGGAACTCATGCGGCTCGCCTTGAAGTTGGCGACCGGAGCAGGAAAGACGACGGTCATGGCCATGATCATCGCGTGGCAGACTATCAACGCCGTCCGCCACCCTGGCAGCAAGAAATTCACGAGGGGCTTTCTCATCGTGGCCCCCGGTATCACCATCAAGGACCGACTCCGCGTCCTCCAGCCCAGCGATCCTGACAGCTACTACCAGAGCAGGGAGTTGATCCCCTCTGATATGATGGGAGAGTTGGAACGGGCCAAGATCGTCATCACCAACTACCATGCCTTCAAGCTTCGTGAGAGGCTCGATATCTCCAAGGGCGGACGATCTCTTCTGCAGGGTCGTGGAGACCCTCTGAATACCCTCGAGACTGAAGGCCAAATGATCCAGCGGGTTATGCCCAGCCTCATGGGGCTCAAGAACATCATGGCCATCAACGATGAGGCGCATCACTGCTACCGCGAAAAGCCCGAGGAGGAGTCCGAGGAGGACATCACCAAGGAAGACAAGCAGGAAGCAGCACAGAACAAGGAGGCGGCCCGCCTGTGGATTTCCGGTCTCGAGGCGGTGAAGCGCAAACTCGGAATCACCAGGGTCATCGACCTTTCTGCAACACCTTTTTTCCTCAAGGGTTCTGGGTATGCCGAAGGCACCCTCTTCCCCTGGACCATGAGCGACTTTTCTCTCATGGATGCCATCGAGTGTGGCATCGTGAAGCTTCCGCGAGTCCCGGTGTCCGACGACATTCCTGGAAACGAAATGCCGATGTTCCGGAACCTATGGGAACACATCCGAAAGGACATGCCCAAAAAGGGCAGAGGCAAGGCAAAAGGTCTTGACCCACTCAGCATCCCGACCAAGCTGAAAACCGCACTCGAGTCCCTCTATGGCCACTACGAGAAGACCTACAACCTCTGGCAGGAAGAAGGGATCGATGTTCCTCCCTGCTTCATAGTGGTCTGCAACAACACAGCGACTTCGAAGCTCGTCTACGACTATATCTCGGGCTTTTTCAGAGAAAACGATGACGGCTCCACGGAACTTGAAAATGGTCGCCTCGCACTGTTCCGTAACTTCGATGAACACGGCAACCCTATCGCAAGACCTCGTACCCTGCTGATCGACAGCGAGCAGCTTGAGTCTGGCGATGCCCTTGATAACAACTTTAGAAAGATGGCGGCTGACGAGATCGAGCGTTATCGCCGAGAAATCATCGAGCGGACAGGAGATCGCCAGCAGGCCGAAAATCTCACCGACGCCGATCTCCTCCGTGAGGTCATGAACACGGTCGGCAAGGCCGGTCGGCTTGGTGAGTCCATTCGTTGCGTGGTCTCAGTGTCCATGCTGACCGAGGGATGGGATGCGAACACAGTCACTCACGTCTTGGGTGTCCGAGCCTTCGGCACCCAGCTCCTCTGCGAACAGGTCATCGGTCGAGCCCTTCGCCGTCAGTCCTACGATGTCAACGAGGAAGGTCTCTTCAACGTCGAGTACGCCGATGTTCTGGGCATTCCCTTCGACTTCACAGCCAAGCCAGTTCCCACGAGCCCGATCAAGCCTCGCATCACCGTCCACGTCAAGGCCATGCGGCCCGAGCGGGATCATCTCGAGATCGAGTTCCCCCGTGTGGCCGGTTACCGAGTGGAACTGCCGGACGAACGTCTGACCGCCGAGTTCAACGATGACTCAGTGCTTGAGCTGACACCCGAGACTGTCGGGCCAACTAGCACTCAAAATCAAGGCATTATCGGCGAAGGCGTGGACCTAAATCTCGTCCACACCGGAGACCTCAGGCGCTCCACGCTCCTGTTCCACCTGACGCAGCGGTTGCTCTACACCAAGTGGCGTGACCCGAATGAGGAGCCGAAGCTGCACCTCTTTGGGCAGCTCAAACGCATCACCAAACAGTGGCTGGATAGCTGCCTAAACTGCAGGAGCGGCACCTACCCAGCACAGCTCATGTATCAGGAACTGGCTGATCTAGCTTGCGAACGGATCACGGCGGGCATCACTCGTGCCCACCAGGACAAACGGGACATCAAGGCCGTTCTCGACCCCTACAACCCTACGGGTTCGACACGCCATGTGAGCTTCAACACTTCGAAAATGCTCCGATGGGAGACCTCTTCCGAGCTTTGCCATGTGAACTGGGCGATCCTCGACAGCGACTGGGAAGGCGAGTTTTGCCGTGTGCTGGAGGGGCACCCCAAGGTCAAGGCATACGTCAAGAACCATAACCTCGGTTTCGAAGTCCCCTACCGCTATGGCTCCGAGACCAAGCGCTATATCCCAGACTTCATCGTCAAGGTCGATGACGGACACCAAGACCTGCTCAACCTCGTGGTGGAGATCAAAGGCTACCGGCCTGAGAACGCCAAGGACAAGAAAGCTACCATGGAAACCCTCTGGGTGCCGGGCGTGAACAACCTGGGCAGCTATGGCCGCTGGGACTTCGCCGAACTGCGAGAGGTCTACAAGCTCGAGTCCGACTTCGATGAGAAGATCAAATCCGAATTCAACACCATGATTGAACAAGCCCTTCAGAGCGACGAAGGAGAAGCATAA